In one Chlamydia sp. BM-2023 genomic region, the following are encoded:
- a CDS encoding queuosine precursor transporter has protein sequence MSLLLHKDRVFFSLSLIFSLVLILSNLVAASRLIVTPFFTIPGGLVFYPMTFVISNIVNEVFGSKQARRMVFSAFAGNVFSLLILQIISFLPTSSPEMARAWHTIFDISPIAFLASFSAFAVSQQLDILSFRLLKQKFPKSPPWIRNTLSTCLSQIADTIVVDLGILYMGMHLPFTQTLQIMAFSYLYKLGFSVITIPVFYFSVRKLELN, from the coding sequence ATGAGCTTACTTTTGCACAAAGATAGAGTGTTTTTCAGCCTCTCCCTTATTTTTTCTTTGGTTCTCATACTGTCGAATCTTGTGGCTGCTTCTCGGCTTATCGTCACTCCATTCTTCACTATTCCTGGAGGACTTGTATTTTACCCCATGACATTCGTTATTTCTAACATTGTCAATGAGGTTTTCGGATCCAAACAAGCTCGACGTATGGTCTTTTCAGCATTCGCTGGAAATGTTTTTTCCTTATTAATACTACAGATTATCTCCTTCCTACCGACGTCTTCCCCGGAAATGGCAAGGGCATGGCACACAATCTTTGATATTAGTCCCATTGCATTCCTAGCTTCATTTTCAGCATTTGCCGTCTCTCAGCAGCTCGATATACTATCGTTTCGACTGTTAAAACAAAAATTCCCAAAATCCCCCCCTTGGATAAGAAACACTCTTTCTACATGCCTATCTCAAATAGCAGATACCATTGTCGTCGATCTAGGCATTCTTTACATGGGTATGCATTTGCCCTTTACACAAACTTTACAAATTATGGCTTTCTCATATCTCTATAAGCTCGGCTTTAGCGTGATCACTATTCCGGTGTTTTATTTCAGTGTGAGGAAATTAGAACTAAATTAA
- a CDS encoding Ulp1 family isopeptidase, which translates to MASFLLTQTQNPSSLAYDFSQPTPPPSPLQTQQQQTPRKTPITGPGSFDNASFLSKLARVLFASLVIIITLGLILCLMSSQDILDLNSRALCLGPTDYYYYPQGYPGHPYVFPQIAFSSWDNYSIAHFSKGLRERYPTLFSSRTCDVATCFNLEETVLKNLHIDINSDQRIPLPEGETVCPVHDEHGPADAQVPRCDSYRIFSIPIWHHPSAQNAEEMDERLVAVVNANFAGISHWALLIVNLDRRELVYFDSIGSFINPQLINPPLTSTAARLGNHYPSETGSTEPFTIKRIVKEPLQHDGSSCGIWLSLFLEKYLENPDYVPTPMGIFETQTLLQNFLDRVPESPTSL; encoded by the coding sequence ATGGCCTCTTTTTTGCTTACTCAGACGCAAAACCCTTCTAGTTTGGCTTATGATTTTTCCCAGCCAACACCTCCCCCGTCGCCGCTTCAAACGCAGCAGCAGCAGACGCCCCGTAAAACTCCCATAACTGGGCCCGGGTCTTTTGATAATGCCTCTTTTCTAAGCAAATTGGCCAGAGTACTATTCGCCTCTCTAGTTATTATTATTACCCTGGGTTTGATTCTTTGTCTGATGTCTAGTCAGGATATTTTAGATCTTAATTCTCGAGCTCTCTGTCTGGGTCCAACAGATTATTACTACTATCCCCAAGGTTATCCTGGACACCCCTATGTCTTTCCACAAATTGCATTTTCCTCCTGGGACAACTACTCCATTGCTCACTTTTCCAAAGGTTTACGCGAGCGCTATCCAACGCTTTTTTCAAGCAGGACCTGCGACGTCGCCACTTGCTTCAATTTAGAGGAGACGGTTCTTAAAAATCTTCACATTGATATTAATAGCGACCAGCGCATACCTCTCCCTGAAGGCGAAACCGTATGCCCTGTCCACGACGAGCACGGGCCTGCCGACGCACAAGTCCCTCGCTGCGATAGCTACCGAATATTCTCCATACCCATATGGCATCACCCCTCAGCACAAAATGCTGAGGAGATGGACGAGAGGTTAGTTGCTGTTGTAAATGCAAATTTCGCAGGAATATCGCACTGGGCTTTATTAATTGTTAACCTGGACAGACGTGAGTTAGTTTACTTCGATAGCATAGGCTCTTTCATAAATCCCCAGCTAATAAATCCTCCCTTAACATCCACAGCAGCACGACTAGGAAACCATTATCCTAGCGAAACTGGTTCTACAGAGCCTTTCACTATAAAAAGAATTGTTAAAGAACCTCTCCAGCACGATGGTTCTTCTTGTGGTATATGGCTCTCACTCTTTCTTGAAAAATATTTGGAAAATCCCGATTATGTTCCGACACCTATGGGCATCTTCGAAACTCAAACCTTGTTGCAGAACTTCTTAGACAGAGTTCCTGAGTCCCCCACGTCTTTATAA
- a CDS encoding SDR family oxidoreductase, translated as MWTYITKKSLICLWATTLVLFSSAFAEDNYSCVVVTGASGQLGSTITRHLHDKNYYLILVGRQSEKLNALHQRYPSSSTVAIDYALPGYIADYKKTLKEVNRPIQGLLIMTPRPVWRGVIQPPEAWEATFQTTFIAQTALIQATLPYLAPKSTIIIIAGTTSVQLQPAYGLSCIIRRMWTTYAKALTHELGPKGIRVNVISPGVVLTPFHKERIREQAKNHNLSYMEEYNREIKAIPLRRHCEPIELAQTIEFLLSPSSSFISGINLVLDGGYTSSFN; from the coding sequence ATGTGGACTTATATAACGAAAAAATCTTTGATTTGCCTCTGGGCAACAACGCTCGTTTTATTTTCTTCGGCATTTGCAGAAGATAATTATTCCTGCGTTGTTGTTACCGGGGCTTCCGGACAACTAGGCTCGACAATCACCCGTCACCTACATGATAAAAACTACTACCTAATACTTGTAGGTAGACAAAGTGAGAAACTTAACGCTCTTCATCAGCGCTATCCCTCTTCATCAACTGTTGCTATAGACTATGCGCTTCCAGGATACATCGCTGATTATAAAAAAACGCTTAAAGAGGTCAACCGTCCCATACAGGGATTGCTTATTATGACTCCCCGTCCTGTTTGGAGAGGAGTTATTCAACCCCCAGAAGCTTGGGAAGCGACTTTTCAGACAACATTCATAGCTCAAACAGCTTTAATTCAAGCGACCCTTCCCTATCTTGCTCCAAAAAGCACGATAATTATTATAGCTGGCACTACATCAGTTCAGCTACAACCTGCTTACGGGCTATCCTGCATTATCCGACGTATGTGGACAACATACGCAAAAGCTCTCACCCATGAATTAGGGCCAAAAGGCATCCGTGTTAATGTTATCTCCCCGGGAGTAGTGCTCACCCCTTTCCATAAAGAACGCATTCGTGAGCAAGCAAAAAACCATAACTTAAGCTACATGGAAGAATATAATAGAGAAATTAAAGCCATACCCTTACGACGCCACTGCGAACCCATAGAGCTTGCGCAAACTATAGAGTTTCTTCTTTCCCCATCGTCATCCTTTATCTCGGGAATCAATCTGGTTCTTGATGGTGGATACACCTCATCTTTTAACTAA
- the bioB gene encoding biotin synthase BioB, which produces MEERSKSWSLEAIKEIYNTPVFELIHQANAILRSNFPHSELQTCYLVSIKTGGCSEDCAYCAQSSRYQTNVKPEPMMKITEVLDKAKHAINSGASRVCLGAAWREVKDNHQFDRTLEMIKGITNMGAEVCCALGMLTAEQAEKLYEAGLYAYNHNLDSSEGFYKTIITTRKYEDRLDTLDVVEKSGISTCCGGIVGMGENLEDRIGLLHTLASREHSPESVPINVLWPIKGTPLQDQEAISFWEILRTIATARILFPKSMVRLAAGRAFLSVEQQTLCFIAGANSIFYGEKLLTVDNNDMDEDSAMLKLLGMRHRPAFSIPRGQPCQSTTC; this is translated from the coding sequence ATGGAAGAACGTTCTAAATCCTGGTCTTTAGAAGCTATTAAAGAGATCTATAATACTCCTGTATTTGAACTTATTCATCAGGCTAATGCCATTTTACGAAGTAACTTTCCCCATTCGGAACTACAAACCTGTTATCTTGTCTCAATAAAAACGGGCGGTTGCAGCGAAGATTGCGCCTATTGCGCACAATCTTCGCGTTATCAAACAAATGTTAAGCCTGAGCCCATGATGAAAATCACAGAAGTTTTGGATAAGGCAAAACATGCTATAAACTCTGGTGCCTCTCGCGTATGTTTAGGGGCAGCCTGGAGAGAAGTGAAAGATAACCATCAATTTGATCGTACTTTAGAAATGATCAAAGGAATTACAAATATGGGAGCTGAGGTATGCTGTGCTTTGGGAATGCTAACTGCAGAGCAAGCAGAAAAGCTCTATGAAGCTGGTTTATACGCTTATAATCATAACCTAGACTCTTCAGAAGGCTTCTATAAAACTATCATCACTACAAGAAAATACGAAGATCGTCTTGATACTTTGGATGTTGTTGAAAAATCAGGAATTAGCACCTGCTGCGGTGGGATCGTCGGTATGGGAGAAAATCTAGAGGATCGTATTGGATTATTGCATACTTTAGCCTCTAGGGAACACTCTCCAGAATCGGTGCCTATTAACGTGCTCTGGCCTATAAAAGGCACCCCTTTACAAGATCAAGAAGCCATATCTTTTTGGGAGATATTACGCACAATAGCAACAGCGCGTATTCTCTTTCCTAAGTCTATGGTACGTCTTGCTGCAGGACGAGCTTTTCTTTCTGTAGAGCAGCAAACACTCTGTTTCATAGCTGGAGCTAATTCTATCTTCTACGGAGAAAAACTTTTGACCGTGGATAACAATGACATGGATGAAGACTCAGCAATGCTAAAATTGCTTGGGATGCGTCACCGCCCAGCGTTTTCCATACCTAGGGGTCAACCATGTCAATCTACAACTTGTTAG
- a CDS encoding pyridoxal phosphate-dependent aminotransferase family protein: protein MSIYNLLEERLEQQKSKGIYRTLKITPDKIDFTSNDYLGFSKSLQLKSKSNFAFDHSLSLGSTGSRLLTGQSSLAEEVEQQIAAYHNTESALIFNSGYTANLGLISALASHEDRVIHDLYIHASIYDGIRLSKAQGIPFRHNNMQHLEKRLSQPHSGKTFVCVESVYSLHGSLAPLKTLCKLCKQYGAHLIVDEAHAIGVFGKKGEGQVASLGLQDDVMATVYTFGKALGIHGAAIAGREVLKKYLINFCRPFIYTTALPPHAFKMISLAYQHNEESASLRDKLHYLIGYFRENSFGMIPLFQDNAKTPIQSLCISGSKNVRTAAYKLQEAGFDVRPIVSPTVKQKEELLRICLHAFNTEKELSDLLNQLYKIHKDICILS from the coding sequence ATGTCAATCTACAACTTGTTAGAAGAAAGACTGGAACAACAAAAAAGTAAGGGGATCTATAGAACCTTAAAAATCACCCCAGATAAAATTGATTTCACTTCTAATGATTATTTAGGGTTCTCAAAATCTTTACAACTTAAGAGCAAGAGCAACTTTGCTTTTGATCATTCTTTATCCCTGGGCTCTACAGGCTCTCGTCTTCTTACAGGGCAATCTTCATTAGCTGAAGAGGTAGAACAACAAATTGCCGCATACCACAATACTGAAAGCGCTTTGATATTTAATTCAGGATATACAGCAAATTTAGGATTAATCTCGGCACTTGCCTCTCATGAGGATCGTGTAATTCATGATCTCTACATTCACGCCTCGATTTATGATGGCATTCGCCTATCTAAAGCCCAGGGAATTCCCTTTCGTCATAATAACATGCAACATTTAGAAAAACGGCTATCACAACCACATTCAGGGAAAACTTTTGTTTGCGTGGAGTCCGTATATTCACTACATGGATCACTAGCTCCTCTAAAAACTCTCTGTAAATTATGCAAGCAGTATGGCGCACACCTAATTGTTGATGAGGCTCATGCTATAGGCGTATTCGGGAAAAAAGGAGAAGGACAAGTAGCTTCTTTAGGTTTGCAAGATGACGTTATGGCAACCGTCTATACTTTTGGGAAAGCCTTAGGAATTCACGGAGCAGCAATTGCAGGGCGAGAGGTTCTTAAAAAGTACCTTATTAACTTTTGCCGTCCTTTTATTTATACTACAGCTCTACCTCCTCATGCTTTTAAAATGATCAGCCTTGCTTATCAACATAATGAAGAATCAGCGTCTCTTAGGGACAAACTCCATTATCTTATAGGATACTTTCGCGAGAATTCTTTTGGCATGATTCCTCTTTTTCAAGATAATGCTAAGACTCCCATCCAATCTCTATGCATATCAGGAAGTAAAAATGTTCGAACAGCCGCTTATAAACTACAAGAAGCCGGATTTGACGTACGTCCTATTGTGAGCCCTACAGTGAAACAAAAAGAAGAATTATTACGTATTTGCCTTCATGCATTTAATACAGAAAAAGAACTTTCTGATCTTCTTAATCAATTATATAAAATCCATAAAGACATATGCATATTATCATAG
- the bioD gene encoding dethiobiotin synthase: MHIIIAGIDTGVGKTLVSTILTSLLKAEYWKPIQSGDLDHSDSNRVHELSGAICHPEAYRLTHPLAAHQASKIDNVSIKEEDLILPKTQAPLIIETSGGFLSPCSSSTLQGNVFASWPCSWVLVSKAYLGSINHTCLTVEAMRARNLNILGIVLNQYPYEEENWLLDITQMPFLGRLNYEPTISKETIHTYASLWKETWKDHLGKLCTHR; this comes from the coding sequence ATGCATATTATCATAGCAGGCATTGATACAGGAGTAGGGAAAACCCTAGTGAGTACTATTTTAACCTCACTTCTAAAAGCAGAATATTGGAAACCCATACAGTCAGGAGATCTCGATCACTCTGATAGCAACAGGGTTCACGAACTATCAGGAGCTATATGTCATCCCGAAGCCTATCGTCTTACTCATCCCTTAGCAGCACATCAAGCCTCAAAAATAGATAACGTTTCTATAAAAGAAGAAGACCTTATCCTTCCAAAAACACAAGCACCTTTAATTATAGAAACTTCAGGAGGATTTCTTTCCCCCTGTTCCTCCTCTACTTTGCAAGGGAATGTATTTGCCAGCTGGCCATGTAGCTGGGTGCTTGTTAGCAAAGCTTACCTTGGCAGCATCAACCATACCTGCTTAACTGTAGAGGCCATGCGAGCAAGAAACCTCAATATTTTAGGAATAGTTCTCAATCAGTATCCCTATGAAGAAGAAAATTGGTTGCTCGACATAACTCAAATGCCCTTTTTAGGACGTTTAAATTATGAACCTACTATTTCCAAAGAGACAATACACACCTATGCAAGTCTATGGAAGGAAACCTGGAAAGATCATTTAGGAAAATTATGTACTCACAGATAA
- the bioA gene encoding adenosylmethionine--8-amino-7-oxononanoate transaminase, with protein MYSQITEATTEKKSSKIWHPFTQPGLEGTPIYITRGEGAYLYTESGTAYLDAISSWWCNLHGHTHPYIAKKISEQASQLEHVIFSNITHPSAEELAHRLSAILPEGLERCFFSDNGSCAIEVAIKIAIQYFFNQGKAKTRFVSLSQGYHGDTFGAMSLVGQSDTTQPFHSFFFPVDTIVPPYYGKEEEAIQQAKALFSTGEIAGFIYEPVLQGVAGMRVHNPEGLNTILQLAKHYGVLCIADEILTGFGRTGPLFASEYMQTPPDLICLSKGLSGGFLPIAVTVTREEIYQKFVSKSRKDALLHGHTFTGNPLGCAAALASLDLTLAPECQKQREMIENCHRQFQKSYGSLWQRCDVLGTILAVDYPASSLGYFSNLRDTLYNFFIENRMILRPMGNTVYVIPPYCIHEEDLHKIYHYLQEALCLRIP; from the coding sequence ATGTACTCACAGATAACAGAAGCAACTACTGAGAAAAAATCCTCAAAGATTTGGCATCCTTTTACCCAGCCGGGATTAGAAGGAACTCCTATTTATATTACACGTGGTGAAGGCGCCTATTTATATACCGAATCAGGAACGGCTTACCTTGATGCAATATCTTCCTGGTGGTGTAATCTCCATGGTCATACTCATCCCTATATTGCTAAGAAAATTTCTGAACAAGCTAGTCAGCTAGAACATGTAATTTTTTCTAATATTACCCATCCTTCTGCTGAAGAGCTCGCTCATAGACTCTCCGCAATTCTTCCTGAAGGGCTTGAGCGCTGTTTCTTTTCTGACAATGGCTCTTGTGCCATCGAAGTGGCTATAAAAATCGCCATTCAATACTTCTTTAACCAAGGTAAAGCAAAAACTCGCTTTGTATCTTTAAGCCAGGGATATCACGGTGATACTTTCGGAGCGATGTCGCTAGTTGGACAATCCGATACCACGCAACCATTTCATTCTTTCTTTTTCCCTGTGGACACCATAGTTCCCCCTTATTACGGGAAAGAAGAGGAAGCTATACAACAAGCGAAAGCTCTATTTTCTACTGGAGAAATTGCCGGATTTATCTACGAACCGGTTTTACAAGGTGTCGCAGGAATGCGCGTTCACAATCCTGAGGGATTAAATACAATTTTACAACTTGCCAAACACTACGGCGTACTTTGCATAGCTGACGAAATCCTCACAGGATTTGGACGTACCGGACCTTTATTTGCCTCAGAATATATGCAAACACCCCCTGATCTTATTTGTTTATCTAAGGGGCTATCCGGGGGATTTCTTCCTATTGCCGTTACTGTAACCCGCGAAGAAATTTACCAAAAATTTGTCAGCAAATCTAGAAAAGATGCTCTTTTACATGGCCATACCTTCACAGGAAATCCCTTAGGGTGTGCAGCAGCCCTAGCCTCTTTAGATCTTACCCTAGCGCCAGAATGTCAAAAACAACGCGAAATGATCGAAAATTGCCATAGGCAATTCCAAAAGAGCTATGGCTCACTATGGCAACGATGTGACGTCTTAGGAACGATTCTTGCTGTTGACTATCCCGCATCCTCATTAGGATACTTCTCTAATTTACGCGACACTCTCTATAACTTTTTTATAGAAAACCGCATGATTTTACGTCCTATGGGCAACACGGTGTACGTTATACCTCCCTACTGCATTCATGAAGAAGACCTTCATAAAATTTATCACTACCTTCAAGAGGCTCTATGCTTACGAATACCATAA
- the aroA gene encoding 3-phosphoshikimate 1-carboxyvinyltransferase has product MLAYKISPSSVYGSVIVPPSKSHTLRAILWASVAKGISTVHNFLPSPDSEIMIRACEKLGAIIKKKSSSLKILGAPQLSFPKNTTLNAGSSGIAFRFLTAFSAMFSEQVTITGSPQLQRRPIAPLIQALENFGATFSYEGSTSSLPFTISGPLSSGYTEVAGNDSQYASALAIACSLAEGPFSFTIINPKELPWFKLTLWWLDQLSIPYLQSGDTYSFPGKATPQGFSYRVDGDFSSAAFLAVAALLSKSPYPTYLHNLNLNDVQGDKEFFSLLQNLGADIVFENNHIVVYPSTISGGNIDMDPFIDALPILAVLCCFATSPSHLYNAQGAKDKESDRIITITEELQKMGACIQPCHDGLLINPSPLYGASMYSHGDHRIAMALSIAAMYASGESTIYDTDCVKKTFPNFIPTLHSLHAQIEEHNEHISMRTTDIREDSVWPSLC; this is encoded by the coding sequence ATGCTTGCTTATAAGATCTCTCCATCTTCCGTATATGGAAGTGTTATTGTTCCTCCATCGAAATCGCATACTTTGAGGGCAATTCTCTGGGCTTCGGTAGCAAAAGGAATTTCTACCGTACATAATTTCTTACCTTCTCCGGATTCTGAAATAATGATTCGAGCTTGTGAGAAATTAGGAGCAATAATTAAAAAAAAATCCTCATCCTTGAAAATTCTTGGAGCTCCACAACTATCTTTTCCAAAGAACACTACTCTTAATGCAGGAAGCTCGGGAATTGCTTTTCGTTTTCTGACAGCATTTTCAGCAATGTTTTCAGAACAAGTAACAATTACAGGCTCTCCTCAATTACAACGTCGTCCTATTGCTCCTCTAATTCAAGCTCTAGAAAATTTCGGAGCTACTTTTTCTTATGAGGGGTCAACCAGCTCGCTACCTTTCACTATTTCAGGGCCGTTATCTTCAGGATATACCGAAGTTGCAGGAAATGATTCGCAATATGCTTCGGCGTTGGCAATAGCTTGCTCTTTAGCGGAAGGACCTTTTTCCTTTACCATTATCAACCCTAAAGAGCTCCCTTGGTTTAAACTGACATTATGGTGGTTAGATCAGCTATCCATTCCCTATTTACAATCTGGAGACACCTACTCATTCCCCGGGAAAGCTACTCCTCAGGGATTTTCTTATAGAGTAGATGGAGATTTCAGTAGCGCAGCATTTCTTGCTGTAGCTGCGCTACTTTCCAAATCTCCCTATCCCACCTACCTACATAACCTCAATTTAAATGATGTTCAGGGAGACAAAGAATTCTTTTCCCTCCTGCAAAACCTTGGCGCAGACATTGTATTCGAAAACAATCATATTGTTGTTTACCCATCTACAATTTCAGGCGGAAATATAGATATGGATCCATTTATTGATGCTCTTCCTATTTTAGCTGTTCTCTGTTGCTTTGCGACTTCTCCGTCCCATCTTTATAACGCTCAAGGAGCAAAAGATAAAGAAAGCGATCGGATTATCACTATCACCGAAGAATTACAAAAAATGGGAGCTTGTATTCAACCCTGCCACGATGGATTGCTTATTAACCCCAGCCCTTTATATGGAGCCTCTATGTACTCTCATGGGGATCACCGCATAGCTATGGCACTATCGATAGCAGCAATGTATGCCTCGGGAGAAAGCACCATTTATGATACAGACTGTGTAAAAAAAACTTTTCCAAACTTCATTCCCACTCTACATTCCCTACATGCGCAGATCGAGGAGCATAATGAACATATTTCTATGCGGACTACCGACATCCGGGAAGACTCTGTTTGGCCGAGCCTTTGCTAA
- a CDS encoding shikimate kinase, protein MNIFLCGLPTSGKTLFGRAFAKYLAVPFLDIDDFIVSNYGKGLYCSTSKIFQTFGEETFSSWEVATLRSLTSENGVVALGGGTVMLQETYDIIKGKGILVYLSLSLSIIRERLIKRGLPERLKTAKNLDEVLQQRIDRMQRIADYLFPIDHVDLLNEESLLTACKSLDTLLSK, encoded by the coding sequence ATGAACATATTTCTATGCGGACTACCGACATCCGGGAAGACTCTGTTTGGCCGAGCCTTTGCTAAATATCTTGCAGTTCCCTTCCTTGACATCGATGATTTCATTGTAAGTAACTATGGCAAAGGACTATATTGCTCTACGAGTAAAATTTTTCAAACTTTTGGAGAAGAGACGTTCTCATCTTGGGAAGTTGCCACTCTTCGTTCCCTAACTTCTGAAAATGGAGTAGTAGCCTTAGGCGGAGGGACTGTTATGCTTCAGGAAACATACGATATTATTAAAGGCAAAGGGATCTTAGTCTATTTATCTCTTTCTTTGTCTATTATTCGTGAAAGACTTATTAAGCGCGGCCTCCCTGAAAGATTGAAAACAGCTAAAAATCTTGATGAAGTCTTACAACAACGTATAGACCGTATGCAGCGTATTGCTGATTACCTATTCCCTATCGATCACGTAGACCTCCTAAACGAGGAATCGTTGCTTACCGCATGTAAATCTCTTGATACCCTATTGAGCAAATGA
- the aroC gene encoding chorismate synthase, with protein MRNRFGSLFSITTWGESHGPSIGVVIDGCPAGLDLNPEDFVPAMSRRAPGKPGTSSRKEKDVVHILSGVYQGKTTGAPISLQIFNTDVDSSPYLSQDDRYRPGHGQFAYEKKYGIVNPLGGGRSSARETACRVAAGVVAAKFLALYEIFSLAFLSKIGHAVIEEYPDFSKELAQSVYTSPFLSPIANATIHQILTDITEQQDSLGGVVSFITSPIHESLGEPAFYKIQSALASALMSIPAAKGFEIGLGFSSADMTGSEYLDPFVIENGKVCMSSNHCGGSLGGITVGAPLNGRVAFKPASSIKKPCPTVKKTGEPTTYTTETTGRHDPCVALRAVTVVEAMVNLVLADLLLQQRCAKI; from the coding sequence ATGAGAAATCGTTTCGGTTCTTTATTTTCTATAACCACGTGGGGAGAGTCTCATGGTCCCTCCATAGGTGTTGTTATAGACGGATGTCCCGCAGGATTAGATCTTAATCCTGAGGATTTTGTCCCTGCCATGTCGCGAAGAGCTCCAGGAAAACCCGGAACATCCTCGCGTAAAGAAAAGGACGTTGTCCATATTCTTTCTGGGGTATACCAAGGGAAAACCACGGGAGCTCCTATTTCACTGCAGATTTTTAATACTGATGTGGATAGCTCTCCCTATCTTTCTCAAGATGATCGTTATCGACCAGGTCATGGACAATTTGCTTACGAAAAAAAATATGGGATAGTCAACCCTTTAGGAGGAGGGAGATCCTCAGCAAGAGAAACAGCATGTCGAGTAGCCGCTGGTGTTGTCGCTGCGAAATTCCTAGCTCTCTATGAAATTTTTAGCTTAGCTTTCTTATCGAAAATTGGACATGCGGTTATTGAAGAATATCCGGATTTTTCAAAAGAACTTGCTCAAAGCGTCTATACGTCTCCCTTTTTATCTCCAATAGCAAATGCAACTATTCATCAAATATTAACAGATATAACAGAACAACAGGACTCTTTAGGAGGCGTAGTATCTTTTATTACTTCTCCTATTCATGAAAGCTTGGGGGAGCCTGCTTTTTATAAAATACAATCAGCTTTAGCCTCTGCATTAATGAGTATTCCCGCCGCTAAAGGATTTGAAATCGGTTTAGGATTTTCCTCTGCAGATATGACAGGATCTGAATACCTCGATCCCTTTGTCATTGAAAATGGAAAAGTCTGCATGAGCTCAAATCACTGCGGAGGATCTTTAGGGGGCATTACTGTAGGAGCACCTTTAAATGGACGCGTAGCGTTTAAACCCGCATCGTCTATTAAAAAGCCCTGCCCAACAGTAAAAAAAACAGGAGAACCCACAACCTACACAACAGAAACTACAGGGCGTCATGACCCCTGCGTTGCCTTAAGAGCAGTTACTGTTGTTGAAGCTATGGTAAATCTTGTTCTTGCTGATTTGTTATTACAACAACGGTGCGCAAAGATATGA
- the aroB gene encoding 3-dehydroquinate synthase, whose product MIENFITEPHNVKFVEHFFNQKLFSTISSAYPVVIITDLRVGEEILPPILDFMDTLGYKVILLTFPPGEQNKTWEIFISLQNQLVDQDVSLGSTILGIGGGIVLDMAGFLASTYCRGIQLFLIPTTITAMIDASIGGKNGINLRGLKNRLGTFYPPKDVWICPEFLETLPKQEWSNGISEAIKHGCVADAYLWEFLHNYSDMLFTSSEILKEFIKRNCLIKAAIVTKDLKDKHLRKILNFGHTIAHAIETLSKGYINHGLAVSVGMMIEMKISLESGIMKNPYLLEQLYNLLKRFDLPTTLEDLRMLIPQHLHKGFYNPENIIHTLGYDKKNLSKKAVRMIMIEHLGRVAPFGGTYCASPNIDILYEVLRNECHVMCNC is encoded by the coding sequence ATGATAGAAAATTTTATTACCGAACCTCATAACGTAAAATTTGTAGAGCACTTTTTTAATCAGAAGCTATTCTCAACAATATCTTCAGCCTATCCTGTTGTTATCATTACAGATCTTCGCGTAGGAGAGGAAATCCTCCCTCCTATTTTAGACTTTATGGATACACTGGGATATAAGGTAATCCTGCTGACTTTCCCACCAGGAGAGCAAAATAAAACCTGGGAAATTTTTATTTCTCTGCAGAATCAACTCGTAGATCAAGATGTTTCCTTAGGATCGACAATTCTAGGCATAGGCGGAGGCATAGTTCTTGATATGGCAGGATTTTTAGCTTCTACATATTGTCGAGGAATCCAATTATTCTTAATTCCCACAACAATTACAGCGATGATCGACGCATCTATCGGAGGGAAAAATGGAATTAATCTACGGGGGCTAAAAAATCGCCTGGGGACATTTTATCCCCCAAAAGACGTATGGATATGCCCAGAATTTTTAGAAACACTCCCAAAACAAGAATGGTCCAACGGTATTTCTGAAGCTATAAAACATGGCTGCGTTGCCGATGCTTATCTCTGGGAGTTCCTTCACAACTACAGCGATATGCTCTTCACCTCTTCAGAAATCCTTAAGGAATTTATTAAAAGAAACTGCCTAATTAAAGCTGCCATCGTTACCAAAGATCTTAAAGATAAACATCTCAGAAAAATATTAAATTTCGGTCATACCATAGCCCACGCTATAGAAACCCTGTCCAAAGGATATATCAATCATGGTCTCGCTGTCAGTGTAGGCATGATGATCGAAATGAAAATTTCTCTAGAATCAGGAATTATGAAAAATCCTTATCTTCTTGAGCAGCTGTACAACTTATTAAAACGTTTTGATTTGCCTACGACTCTTGAAGATCTTCGTATGCTTATTCCCCAGCATCTTCACAAAGGATTTTACAACCCCGAAAATATTATTCACACCCTAGGATACGATAAAAAAAATCTATCAAAAAAAGCTGTACGCATGATTATGATAGAACATTTAGGAAGGGTAGCTCCTTTTGGAGGGACCTATTGTGCATCTCCTAATATTGATATTCTCTATGAGGTTCTGAGGAATGAGTGCCATGTTATGTGCAACTGTTAG